One window of the Candidatus Thermokryptus mobilis genome contains the following:
- a CDS encoding Ig-like domain-containing protein, with protein sequence MKRFFTILTLFVALNYSFSQLSIVDRDPRPNAINVPRDANIRITFDKDVEISTLAGNILVIGSFSGLYSFTFSYDASTKTLILDPRSDFKYNELITVEIKKGVKSTSDDSLTQTYIWSFTVEVKGGSGNFVEKTRIGVGSSPYGLSFGDIDGDGDVDIAVANWSSHNVSILMNDGSGN encoded by the coding sequence ATGAAAAGGTTTTTTACTATCCTAACTCTATTTGTCGCTTTAAATTATTCGTTTTCACAGCTTTCAATCGTTGATCGTGATCCACGACCGAATGCGATAAATGTTCCGAGGGATGCAAACATAAGGATAACATTTGACAAGGATGTTGAAATATCAACTTTAGCTGGGAATATACTTGTAATTGGTTCTTTTTCTGGACTTTATAGTTTCACATTCAGTTATGATGCGAGCACAAAAACCCTCATACTTGACCCGAGAAGCGATTTTAAGTATAATGAGCTGATCACTGTTGAAATTAAAAAGGGGGTAAAATCAACTTCTGACGATTCTTTGACGCAAACATATATTTGGTCTTTTACTGTTGAGGTTAAGGGTGGGAGTGGAAATTTCGTTGAAAAAACAAGAATCGGTGTTGGAAGTAGTCCTTATGGTCTATCATTTGGAGATATAGATGGGGATGGTGATGTTGATATAGCTGTGGCAAATTGGAGTTCACACAACGTCTCAATTTTAATGAATGATGGTTCAGGTAATT